ACTTCCCACAAGGACACAGTGAACaggttctctctttctctctctctctctctctctcactctcctcTTTATATTTCTTGTTTCTGAAGGAACCCTCTTTTGCCACTACTACTTCAGGTTGCAGCTTCGATACACAAGGAGACTGAGAGTATTCCTAGCTATCCCAACCTTCCTTCGAAATTGATTTGTGTGCTACATAATGTTACACTGCATGTATGGAACCTTCAACTAAGCTTCTGTGCTATTTGAATTCATTTGAAAAGGAAACACTTTGGAAAGACAAAAGTTTATGATCCTTTGTACTTTGTTAATTCAGAAGGCTCACTTATGACTTTAGAACATAAAACTCTTTTCCCCTCTCCcccaaaaagggggaaaagaaggccattaattattttttatattctagTGTTTGCTTGATTTTGAAGAAATTAGCAATACCTGCTCTGTGATATTTGAGCTATCGCTCACTCTTATGTGAGTGATCTAGTTTGATCATAACATACCACATGTACCATATAGATTGGAAAAATAGCATTTCTGATGATTAAGGAGAAACAGGTAGCTATTTTAAGAATTGCTCAATTGATTATCTTTTGAATCAGGCTGATACTGAGACAGACGAGGTCTATGCACAGATGACTCTTCAGCCTGTAAATAAAGTAGGTCAGACAACCATTTGGTATTTCACTGATTTAAATCTGTAGCTCTTTTACATGTTTCCCCCTCCTATATGTGATTCTATTAAAAAGAGCAATGCACCTTTCCTGCAGTATGATAAGGAAGCACTACTGGCGTCGGATATGGGACTCAAGCAAAGCAAGCAACCCACTGAGTTCTTTTGCAAAACACTTACTGCTAGTGACACGAGTACTCATGGTGGATTTTCAGTACCCCGTCGAGCAGCAGAGAAGATATTTCCACCTCTTGTATGCATATCTTTTCATCCCCAAAtttatatcaccttccttaAAGTTTGAGCATCTTAACAATCAATCAGCATCTACAATTCTAGTTCTCACCTCTCACTTCCTTTTGTAGGATTTCTCGATGCAACCACCTGCTCAAGAGCTAGTAGCTAGAGACTTGCATGATGTTACATGGACATTCAGACATATTTATCGTGGTATGTTCCAGTTTTAGActtaaaaagggggaaaatattTTATCACCTTGTTTTAGGTTTTGTTGGTACTTCTTTTAAGATCCCTCTCTTCATGCCTATTTTGCTTTGCATTTTAGAATATCTTGTTTTGATTGAGGTTTCTTCGCAAAATCTCTTTTAGTTTTCCCCTTCCTGACAAAATTTTCTGCTTGCTTTGCATATTCCTTATCCACGGAGTTGTCTTTTTCATGCTTTCTTGATTTGGTTTTTGACTAgttgttttttctgttttcctttttcgCTAAACCCACAGATGAGTTCAATGACTGGTTAGTATTTTAATAAATTTGCTAAAGAAGTAATCTCATAATATATTGGATAGAAAATAGGTAAAAAATTAAGATCCAAGCTGGTGGggttttggttgtgtttgcagTATAAGCAACAGAAATTGGTGGGGATTTCGGTTTGGTTTGCTGTATAAGCAACAGAAATTGGTGGGTCAGAGGGTTCAAGGGATAGTTTGAAGTGAGAAATTGGAAGGGATGTATGAGTAGAGATCGATGGGAAAGAAGATGGAGCAATGGCAGAGGTAGccattcttccttttctttgtacttGTGAATGCTATTCTTTTTGGGCTTTGTTTTCCCAACGGAGGGTTGGGGGTTTGCAATCCTGCAAAGACGTTCATGCCCATGAGTTAAATGGTGCCATTTCTCCATTTTTCTGTATAAATACTTCTCTCCGCTTTAAGATTCTGATCCTGATCACCAAAATTTACGGTTTATTCTTTCagaatccttaaaaaaaataaaataataataataatcatttGTTATTATCTAACAACTTGACTAGATCATGTATGGTTTGATTGATTTCTTAGCATGGCTCATTGGAGCTATTTTATGAATAGGGTGCTGAGGTGTTGAACTACAACAGTTCGAATAGGAATTAGTGTTGTGATTTACATCAGAGCTGGTTAGTTTATTGGAGTTCTTTGGCTTGTAAAGGACGGATAAGAAGGTGGCGGTGCCTCTTGTTTGCCATGACCACTTGCACAACAGTCGTCGATTTGTTCTACAGTCCGATCTCCAGACAGTTTTTTCCTCATTATTgcgagcaagggtaaggcttaTGGAGCCCATAGGCCATACCTAGTCTGAACCAGGCCCCTTTCCCGAGTCGTGTATATTGTGAAGTACAAGCTCTACACCTTGCGTCGGCAGAATCAGGGGCGATGGGGTGACCACTGTTATTTCAGTTTGATACTCCAGACAGCTTTTTCCTCATTAGTGCGAGCAAGGATAAGGCTTTTGGAGCCCATGGGCCGTATCTAGTCTGAACCGGGCCTCTTTCCCGAGTCCCGTATATTGTTAAGTACAGGCTCTACACCTTGCATCGGCAGAATCAGGGCGATGGGGTGACCGCTGTTATTTCCGGCGAAGCTATCCCTCTATCTCTCCCTCCCCCACACTTTTTCTTGACCGTACCTAATTTCCTCGTTGTGGAGACAAGAAAACTCTGGTGGAGGTTATAGAAAATAGCAAGACTCCCAAGGCAATTTCAGTATGCACCAAACTGTGAGAAAAATTGGAAAGTCGATAAAACCGTACAAATTGTGCacgattttcttttcttgacatccaaacacagCCTTGGAGGTTGATTAGGATTTTTTTGCATACATCCCCAGTCCCCCCACCcccgaaaaaaaataaattcagtAAGTTCGTTAATCTCTATACAGCCCTTCTTACTGTATACTGAACAAGCGTCATAAAATTGATCCGTATTCCTAAACTGGGAAGTTTCCATTTATTTTCTGTAACAAATACTAACTAGATGAGTATGAAAGAGTAATTTTTAACACTTGGAATAAGTGGGGTACAGTATAATCATCCACTGTTACTATTTTTTTGCTTGGAGCAGATAAGGGAAGGAAAAATAGATTGAAACTGCATTTTCCTCTGTTTTAGGTCAACCTAAAAGGCATCTGCTTACTACGGGTTGGAGTGTGTTTGTCAGCACAAAAAGACTCTTTGCTGGTGATTCAGTTCTTTTTATAAGGTAAGCAAAATAATAGCAATAATTATAATCTCTGGTTTATTGCCCCCCTTGTATAACAGAACCAAGAAAATCTGCCTGTGTAGAGATGAGAAGTCACAGCTCCTCCTTGGCATAAGGCGTGCTAACCGACAGCAACCAACCCTATCCTCATCAGTCATATCCAGTGACAGCATGCATATCGGAATTCTTGCTGCTGCAGCTCATGCTGCAGCAAATAACAGCCCATTCACTATATTTTACAATCCGAGGTACCAGTGCATCTTTTGTTGTCCTCTTAGTAAGTGATCGTCAATAGAGTAAACCATTTAGGCTTGTATGGTTTAACAATATTTTGTTTGATTGAACAGGGCAAGCCCTTCTGAGTTTGTGATTCCCTTGGCCAAATATAATAAAGCAATGTATGCCCAAGTTTCACTTGGCATGCGATTTAGGATGATGTTTGAGACTGAGGAGTCAGGGGTACGTAGATACATGGGCACAATTACTGGTATCAGAGATTTGGATCCTGTGCGTTGGAAAAATTCACAATGGCGTAATCTTCAGGTTTGATATGACCATCTATGTTGATAAAATTAAATCTGTAGTGTTAAATTATTttttcacaattcatatgagGAAACTCTAATATCTACTGTGTCCTGAATATCTGACACCAACCTACTATCTCCTGAATATGCATTTTAGTGCCAGACTCTGACAGGTAATTCGCCAGCACATTTGCTATTAACTATGGACTTGTGAACATGCTGGTGTATGTACTTGCATCTGTTGTCTTGTACCTGCATGCGTGTATCAGAGTCCAAATTACAATTTAACCGTATCTTGCCAGTCCTATGTGCACGTGGGGATTAAATAATCCATGTTTGATATCTGTTCAAGAGTATTTAATTATTGGGAGGGTGTTTCCTGCCTGGTAGCTGAGGCTACGCGGGCAGGAAACACCCTATGAGTGCCCACTATCAGTTTAATCAATTGGGGGGCACATAGGTCATTtcagggggagagagagaaagagaggggggtCACTAGCGGAGGCTACACCTCCGGACAGGAACCATTTCCCCTTGATTCTTATTCTATTTTTCCCAGTAGAATTTAATTTTCAATCTATCTTTCCCAGTCATTACCATTTTCTTATGCTTGATAGGTCGGGTGGGATGAATCAACAGCTGGTGAGCGTCCAAGCCGAGTTTCAATCTGGGAGATTGAGCCTGTAACAACTCCTTTCTACATATGCCCACCTCCATTTTTCAGACCCAAGTTCCCCAAACAACCTGGGATACCAGGTgcgtttatttattttttggcctAAAGATGTGTTATGTTGAGCATCAATAAATTGGCTTAATATGCATGATTACTACATTTCATTTACTCTCTTTCTATCTCATATGAAATCTGTTCTACTGCCAAGACTGTTGGTGTTATTAGCAGGGGAAGTACTGTTCACTTTTCCCCACCAGTGGTGGTCCAGCTCGCTGGTGAGTGGGCCGGGGGGTTGCTGGGGGGCCATATCCGGGGGTTAACGGAAGCACCACCATCACTCGGCACAGGCTCCCCCTCATTAGAAGCCAGATTTGCACTCTTTGCTTAAATTTGGCTGGTTTCAGGTGTGGACAAAGAGCAATGCTCTTAGTGTACCTTGGTCTTCCACAGTGGCTGCACTTCAAGTGGTTGTTTTCTTCATCAGTGACGAGAAGATTCTGAACTTTGTTCTCAAAAGTGCCTGGTTTTGCTGGGGAAAAGTGAACAGTACTTCCTCTGCTAATAGCACCAACAAAGACGAGTCTTAAATTTATCCATCTTAATTTGTGTTATTTGTTAATTGAAAAGGTGACctaccaatttttattttatccatATGGGCTGCATTTTTTATACTCAATAGTTGAGAAGTCATACACACCATTGGTCCAGAACCAACTAACTTCCAACATTTGCCTCAGACTTGCTAAATACTACTTTTTACCTTCTGCAGTCCGTCCCTCCTTTTGTCCATTCAATACTGATTGCCTGTCTACAATTTCTGGATTACCCATTGGTCCCCCAATAATGCactccaaaacaaaagaaaaatctttGAAGGATACATCTACCTATGGAGTTGGATGGTGAAGAACAATTCGTAGTTGTCTAACAACTATGTCCAGCAGTCGGGGATGTTACATTCTATTTTCTCTTGATTCTTCAGTTACTTACCAGTGGTCCATAGGACTATAGGAGTATTGATTTTTGTCTCCATTCCCAAGCATATTTTCATGTCTTGCAATGGATGCATCAAAATCTTTCTTATcaacatatttttttcttgcCATCTTGAGATTGCAGATGATGAGTCTGACATAGAGAATGCTTTCAAGAGGGCAATGCCCTGGCTCGCTGATGACTTTGGCATCAAGGATGCTCAGAACCCGATCTTTCCAGGCCTGAGTCTTGTCCAGTGGATGAGCATGCAACAGAACCATCAGTTTTCAGCTGCTCAGTCGGGATTATTTCCACCACTGGTTTCCTCATCTGCACTGCATAATAACCTTACCACTGATGACCCATCTAAGATATTGAACTTTCAGGCGCAGAACTTGGCTGCACCTAATTTCCAGTTGAACATCCCCAAAGCAAATCAACATAACCAGCAAGTTGAACAGCTCCAGCAGCCTTCTTTGACATGGCTCCAACAACAGCAACATCAACATCAGCAGCAGATAAAGCAAACTCTTGTTAACtcacagcagcagcaacacTCCCAACAAccacaacagcaacagcaacagcaccAGCAattgcagcagcagcaacactCCCAACAAccacaacagcaacagcaacagcaacagcaccAGCAATTGCAGCAGCcgcagcaacaacagcagcagcagcagcagcagcagcagcagcagcaacagcagcagcaacaacaacagcagcagctaATTCGACCTGCTTTCATTAGTCATGGTGGCACAGCTGCCAACCAGATACCAAACCAAAATTTGCAGCAACCAATTCTCTACTCTGAACTTCAGCAGCAGCGGTTACTCACACCCAACACCCAACCCCAACAAAATATCCATCCCACTAACCAGATTCCCCTCCAGTTAACATCTTTACCTCAGGATTTGCAGTTCCAGCAGCAAGGGGAACAGCAGCAGAGCCTCTTGCAAAGGCAGCTACAATCACCCCTATCCCAACACCAGCTTCAACTACAGTTGCTGCAGAAattgcagcagcagcaacagttaCTCTCACAAATTAGCCCACAGTTGCAGCCCCAGTTGCAACACCAACAGCAAGCTAATCAACAAAACCAGCAATCACAACAGCAGCAGCCATTCATGTTGCAACAACAGCCCCTCAGTGGTGCCAACAACTTTTCTCCGCTTCCACCAAGTCAACCACAAACATTCCCTTCAAACCATCACTTGGGCCAGCAGAAACCTCCTGTGCCCATGAGTGCTCACTCTGGACCTACAGATGGGGATGCTCCGTCATGTTCAACGTCACCTTCAACTAACAATTGCCAAGTTTCACCGTCGACCTTGAACAGAAACCATCAATGCACAGCCATATTGATGGAGGATACAGTAGTTCAGCCTGCAACTAATCCAGTTCAAGAGCTCCTAAGCAAATCTGATGTTCGAGTAAAAAATGAACAGCCCAATCTCCAAGAACCTGAACAAGTGATACATAGGAGCGGTATTACTGATCAATTGGATGCATCCTCATCTGCAACGTCATACGGAATGGATGGTGGTAGCCTCCAGCATAATTTCTCATTACCTGCCTTCTGTTTGGATGGAAAAGTTCAAGTGGATAC
The nucleotide sequence above comes from Telopea speciosissima isolate NSW1024214 ecotype Mountain lineage chromosome 3, Tspe_v1, whole genome shotgun sequence. Encoded proteins:
- the LOC122654598 gene encoding auxin response factor 19-like isoform X2, translated to MKAPSNGYPANSGEGEKRSINSELWHACAGPLVSLPPVGSLVVYFPQGHSEQVAASIHKETESIPSYPNLPSKLICVLHNVTLHADTETDEVYAQMTLQPVNKYDKEALLASDMGLKQSKQPTEFFCKTLTASDTSTHGGFSVPRRAAEKIFPPLDFSMQPPAQELVARDLHDVTWTFRHIYRGQPKRHLLTTGWSVFVSTKRLFAGDSVLFIRDEKSQLLLGIRRANRQQPTLSSSVISSDSMHIGILAAAAHAAANNSPFTIFYNPRASPSEFVIPLAKYNKAMYAQVSLGMRFRMMFETEESGVRRYMGTITGIRDLDPVRWKNSQWRNLQVGWDESTAGERPSRVSIWEIEPVTTPFYICPPPFFRPKFPKQPGIPDDESDIENAFKRAMPWLADDFGIKDAQNPIFPGLSLVQWMSMQQNHQFSAAQSGLFPPLVSSSALHNNLTTDDPSKILNFQAQNLAAPNFQLNIPKANQHNQQVEQLQQPSLTWLQQQQHQHQQQIKQTLVNSQQQQHSQQPQQQQQQHQQLQQQQHSQQPQQQQQQQQHQQLQQPQQQQQQQQQQQQQQQQQQQQQQQQLIRPAFISHGGTAANQIPNQNLQQPILYSELQQQRLLTPNTQPQQNIHPTNQIPLQLTSLPQDLQFQQQGEQQQSLLQRQLQSPLSQHQLQLQLLQKLQQQQQLLSQISPQLQPQLQHQQQANQQNQQSQQQQPFMLQQQPLSGANNFSPLPPSQPQTFPSNHHLGQQKPPVPMSAHSGPTDGDAPSCSTSPSTNNCQVSPSTLNRNHQCTAILMEDTVVQPATNPVQELLSKSDVRVKNEQPNLQEPEQVIHRSGITDQLDASSSATSYGMDGGSLQHNFSLPAFCLDGKVQVDTRNNLLFGVNIDGLTPDALLSRGFGLGKDLQNLLSGYGNNQRDIETEISTAAISSQSFGVPEMSFKHGCSSDAAINEVGVSNRGLWTNQTPQRMRTFTKVQKRGSVGRCIDVTRYKGYDELRHDLARMFGIEGQLEDPHRTEWKLVYVDHENDILLVGDDPWEEFVSCVQSIKILSSAEVQQMSLDGDLGNVPAANQTCSGSDSGNAWRGNYDDNSAASFDR
- the LOC122654598 gene encoding auxin response factor 19-like isoform X1 codes for the protein MKAPSNGYPANSGEGMKAGEKRSINSELWHACAGPLVSLPPVGSLVVYFPQGHSEQVAASIHKETESIPSYPNLPSKLICVLHNVTLHADTETDEVYAQMTLQPVNKYDKEALLASDMGLKQSKQPTEFFCKTLTASDTSTHGGFSVPRRAAEKIFPPLDFSMQPPAQELVARDLHDVTWTFRHIYRGQPKRHLLTTGWSVFVSTKRLFAGDSVLFIRDEKSQLLLGIRRANRQQPTLSSSVISSDSMHIGILAAAAHAAANNSPFTIFYNPRASPSEFVIPLAKYNKAMYAQVSLGMRFRMMFETEESGVRRYMGTITGIRDLDPVRWKNSQWRNLQVGWDESTAGERPSRVSIWEIEPVTTPFYICPPPFFRPKFPKQPGIPDDESDIENAFKRAMPWLADDFGIKDAQNPIFPGLSLVQWMSMQQNHQFSAAQSGLFPPLVSSSALHNNLTTDDPSKILNFQAQNLAAPNFQLNIPKANQHNQQVEQLQQPSLTWLQQQQHQHQQQIKQTLVNSQQQQHSQQPQQQQQQHQQLQQQQHSQQPQQQQQQQQHQQLQQPQQQQQQQQQQQQQQQQQQQQQQQQLIRPAFISHGGTAANQIPNQNLQQPILYSELQQQRLLTPNTQPQQNIHPTNQIPLQLTSLPQDLQFQQQGEQQQSLLQRQLQSPLSQHQLQLQLLQKLQQQQQLLSQISPQLQPQLQHQQQANQQNQQSQQQQPFMLQQQPLSGANNFSPLPPSQPQTFPSNHHLGQQKPPVPMSAHSGPTDGDAPSCSTSPSTNNCQVSPSTLNRNHQCTAILMEDTVVQPATNPVQELLSKSDVRVKNEQPNLQEPEQVIHRSGITDQLDASSSATSYGMDGGSLQHNFSLPAFCLDGKVQVDTRNNLLFGVNIDGLTPDALLSRGFGLGKDLQNLLSGYGNNQRDIETEISTAAISSQSFGVPEMSFKHGCSSDAAINEVGVSNRGLWTNQTPQRMRTFTKVQKRGSVGRCIDVTRYKGYDELRHDLARMFGIEGQLEDPHRTEWKLVYVDHENDILLVGDDPWEEFVSCVQSIKILSSAEVQQMSLDGDLGNVPAANQTCSGSDSGNAWRGNYDDNSAASFDR